The genomic interval ttttaACGCCGTCCTTATTGATTCTTGTTTGTCCAGGTCAGCAGTGGTATTGCTCTTCACAATGTCGGAAGGGTAGGAATGATGTTGAAGAAGACCAGGAGCTACGGTACCTGGAAGCGGTTACCTGGCGATGTCTCTTCAATGAATGTATGAGGGATGCAGAAAGAGAGGGTGATGGAGAAGCTCTCATGGGTTACTGGAGAATCTACATGCCAGAACTCTACAAGAAAGGACATGATGGCTTCTTCCTGGCTGCACAGCGTCTTCTTGCAGGTGAGGTGACCGTTGTTTTTATATGTCTTGCATGCATAGCAGTGTTAGACTATTATGGTTGCTTTTGTTTTGACGGTGATGACGGCTGTGCCATCAACATGAAATCTAAACCGatgttaaatttttgaaatgtctcAATCAActaagaaagtatatggacataTTCCATGAAAGTTGTACATAAGGctaatcaagtatcaccgaGCATGTTGCATGACTTTCAGGTCACTTGGTCAAAGTCAAAGTTtgcttagggtcaatgaactttgaccattattattattatttgattggcatcacctgtgcctgggaggcgaaaagcgaactgaatcactatgacccgcaggtctctcctcccgatataactgattggggggaatgcaggtggaccactacaccggggtttccccctactcttacaggaatagtgcagtgggttcttaacgtgcaaaggtggtgactctcctctacacggggcctccatttaacgtcctatccgagggacggagtgttttccattgtaacatagcctgcatctatgaaacatggagagacgtttacacacaacgcactggcttcagtcatccgcccggggtggactcgaacccacgatctttggttcgacgggcagacgcgttaccgactgagccaacaccgCTTTCGATACCACAACCATGTTGTggtatcaacattgaaatcttaaccaaggttaagtttttgaaaatgtcatcataactttggaaaTATGTGGACCTTTTTCACAAAACTTAGACATAACAGTAAGCAAATATCTCTGATCATCTTGCACATGTTGCAGGTCACATAATTaggatcaaaggtcatttaggatcaattaaatttgtattgtatcagtataaaaaaaaaaacttaaccatggttaagaatttgaatgatgattttgaaattagAAGTCCCTATTTCTTAAAACATTCATGTAATGGTTATCACTGCCTGTACATTCCCATCTTGTGTTAGTTGATTTCTTTGTATCGACCTGGATTCGATGCAAGTTTTTCGTACAAAAAACTCCAGCCTGACATTGTTACACTAatttaatacaatatttttcaAGGTTGCGGTCATTCTAGTGGAATAAAAGATGTGATAAATGATTATATATTAGTATCATTCCCACATAATTTCTCACATGTTGTCAATTGATGGTGTTGCTTTCTTGGTAATTTGATAGGTATATCCGGGTGTATGGAACCACGTGTCAGACAGGAAGTGATCCATAATAGGACGATGAACTTTGAAGGTGGAGCAGGAAAGAATGTTTCATTGGATATCAAGGACAtaggtaaagaaaagaaaattgttacTTGTATAGTACTTCCGTTCACTATAGATAGTGGTTGGCTGGCATTGTTTGAGGTTGTACATCCAACCGTCCATCCCATTTTCATTCCGCTTCATACTGGGTTCAACCTCTAACTTGGCTCATGTACGGTTGACTAAGGAAAATCTCAAAgattttattagaatttgaGATCATAAGGTCAAAGTTACCagataatataacatttttttccaatatttaAAGAATTCTTCAAGTATCTAATTTCAAACTTGGCTTAGgcttgtgtgtatatatatatgacagtatacattatacattgtaATGTCTCATTTTCACAATAACTGAAGAGCCATGTAAGGGATCATCTTGAATATGGTTCATTGGAGGGATCTGAGTAGGTTGGAGTCATGTGGTcaaagttcaaaggtcacaatgttTGTTATACAGTATATTCAAAACTATCTCTTTCTCATGATAACCAAAGAACCATTTAGGAATTATGTCAGACTGAGCTCATGTATGCGTAAATGAATGAGGATGATCTGATTAGATTTGGGGTTAAAAGTGaaagttcaaaggtcacagaggtcattatTTAAGATTGGTGTTATAATATATTCTTAGTCTGGCATTGGTGGATTTATATTTGCAGTTGGGATTCCATCTTTTTGTTGCTTGAACGGGAAACTTGTGTTGTGGGAAAATTGATAATGATTATTGTtcgttttgtgatattttttacgatcaaaatgaaaatgagtttTGTTagattcatcatttttttttcataatatttatggAGTATGTTATTTGAATTAGTAAAAAGGTCCTCTGCAAAAACTTTGCTCTGAAATCATCGATAGATCAAATCTCCCTTTCGTTTACCAAAGCTTGCATGCATACCTTGTCtcaagaatttattttttccaaagATCAAGCAAAGCATATCGACATAGTTTTATTTTTAGCCTTTAATAGCTCTTTATCTTTAACATCAGAggatccttttttttcttaaacagGATTTATCCATCAAAGCAAAGAGATCAAATTGTTATTCAAGAAGAGTAATAGagttgaagaagaagatgatgatgatgcagggCAGGGAGAAGAGGATTCCAGGTCGAAGAAACAGAAGATGGACAGACCTGGAGGAGATGAAAACAACACCAGACATCCTGTCACAAACCGATATGCAATCTTCAAATCCGATGTAGCAGAGTTCCAGAAGAAGTTCAGTGATGATGAATTGTTCAAAGAAACCCGAGGACGTTGTATTCCTTCCTTGGTAGGCAAGTCTTTTGATCAAGACTATACTAGAATTGAAATGATGGGCATGAAGAAACGTCTGATGGCATTGAGTAAGGAGTATGATGAGGGGCTTACAGGAGTGAAACAATCAAAGAATATTGACAAATCAAGATCTAGTTCTAGCGGAAAGAAGAAACACCAAAGAGAAGGTGCAAAAAAGAGAAAGCTAATTATTGTGGAAAagagtgatgatgatagtagtgATGAAGAAGATGTATCAAGTAATGAGGAgggtgaagatgatgacgatgacgatgacatggatgatgatgatgatgatgatgatgatggggagggtgacagtgatgatgatgatgctagtgatgatgacggtgatgatgatagtgacgatgttagtgatgatggtgatgatgtgagtgatgatggtagtaatgatggtagtgatgatgatgatgttgacgatgaAGAAGGTGGCGGTGATGAAGAAATGTCTAGCGAAGACTGATATTGTATCGAGTAAAAAAAGACTAATTCATGAATACAACAAGAATGAAAATGCTGAGGAGTtggtaatgttgatgatgatcattGCTTCTAGGAgcaggaaaaaaattgtaaatcctCAAAGTAATTCAGATTATGATGAGAAAGAATATTGATACATTTAGGACCAATTGGTTGATTTTCCAGTCGATTAGCTTTCTATGTTTTGTTTGAAGAATTGGATAATGAATTCAATTTTGAAATAGCATCTTGATTTAGGGGCAGTTCCAGGGTACTTTGGTTGGAGGGGATGGGTAAGATGGCCTTTATTAAAATGACATACGGTAGATTTTTTCCTCAATGAAATGATAggtatatttcatttgttatttgaccCAGCCTCCACTTTTCAacacttttctttcatattttttctcatgaaatttggaacacacattggtcttggagtaaagatgtgcaagacacagtTTTCGCAAGTGTTGGAAattttattgccatggtaacggtatattatggtAGAAATTAGGTAAAAATCTGGCAGTtcgaactacttcctcagttttaaaccaattgtcgtgaaatttggcacacataTTCTTTTGCATGTGTCCGAAGTCTTGTGCTACATGATTGGAAATGCTATAACTCCAGATAAATcaaatattgtaatattttcataTGTAATTTATCTTTTGGCATCTGTGTAAGACAGTTACTCATCTGTATTACTCTAGTATGGTTGAggataatcaaataaaaaaaacttgggaACTAATTATTAAGTATTAACATTAATTAAATTCTGCACTTCATCCACAAAAGCTAAGGGAGTCATCAgacttgtcagatctgacaactttctttgattttgattctgattggctgagaataTGGTAAATGTCGGACAACttctttcataaaatatttttctggCATTATGGCTCGTTTTGATATTGTAAACAAGGAATTTTGTACACGGTCAACATTGGTCATTTTATTTTAGGTTGTAACTATTTTGAAGAGGATATCCTTCCATTACTTGTTTCTTTTCTAATCAAAGCTGAATTAGATCTACattgttttcttctttatttcattaatatatatgtattatgtacatgtattacaaaccTTATGTAAAAAATTGTGTACAGATTATGTAGTATTTCTCAAATACTGTTCTTCATTTTTGACCCTGCTGGTTGAGATGTGCTGTATTCTTTATGTTAAGTATGTCAAATTAGAACAGGGGCAAACAAGTTTTGTTCACAACAAAGTATGTTACAAGATATTCtatctttaaaattaaaaagaaatcaaggcAAGGGGATATCTCCGAGTTTGTCAAATGTGCTGAACTCCATGTTTGGTGCTGATATTGTGAAGAATTTCAAtagtaaattctatatttcaatatttcatgagGATATCTCTTGTTTAGATGGTGAAATAAGCACATGTGAAAAGGGtatgatgtaaatttgaccaatcaaaataaCTATTTTTTATGGGTGATTAAATGGATgtgaacaaaatattattctaCTATCCCCTACCACCCTGAGACTTCCAAATGAAATGGATAGTAGTCATTAGTAccatacttttttttactttctgtcAGTATAGATAAACAGGCAATGTCAGGGGGTTTTTTCACATGGGTAGGGCTAGCCATGGGAgatttatttaaaggtcaagtccatctcagacaaaggttgatttgaatcaaaagagacaAATCAAGCAAGCctgtgctgaaaattttattaaaataagatgtaaaataaggaagttctgacattttgaacttttgcttatttttgtcaaaacagttctatgcataactcagtgatatgcaattGAGACAGTTGATGTTGTTAACTCACAAATgcttaataacttttttattatatgaattaagcAACACTTTAAGTTTTCCAGATTGATAATAAGCATCCTCTTGATTGAACCATGAAAGATTAAGCCAGATGGCAGTTTCAAAAGTTTTGAGAGGACTTAAAATTTGTGTCACTTtgtaatgaggagaaaattaaaatactttttttatattcatatcataaattacaaaagaaatagtgattggatGATGTAAaaggttccctcatttgcataatgacCGGTATATGCAAATTACTGTCTTGTGAAATTActcaaaatttgtaaaatgtcatactatacttattttattctgattttgaatttgatgaaattttcagtatgaGTTCAGcaagattttgtttttctttttattcaaattgacttgtttgggtggacttccCCTTAGTTCCACATTTATGTGTTTGTATCCTCCAATTAAAGTCAAATCTAGTGAACCCCTTTTACTCCTGATTTTGGCTAGTCTCCTGTGCAAACCCCTCACTTGAGTTAaaggtctgaatgtgcagcctacatATTTactgaaacagcaagttttatatATGCGAGTCTTCTGTGGAGACTCAATTGTTGATCAAAGCTTCAattagggtctgtgcctgcagactagattAGGGCTATGTGGATTCTGAACATTTTTGTTGTGTTgtggatttttctttattgcCCCCTCTCAAAAATGAATACAACATgtgttaatacatgtatatatgtttttttctaattaaaacTTGCACAAGTTCACGAAAGCTAAGtgttatgttcatttatctGCATGGTTGCATGGGGTTTTGCATGATGTgcaaatttcaatttattttcaattcaatattcCAATAAAAAGCAATGCAGAGTATAGAATAGAGTGATAACACCATACAACAATGATAAGGCAAACAAAGGTATTAGAAAAATAGAATTTAAAGAAGATACATGTTCAATTGATTTGACTAAAAAGAATCGCCTCAACAAAAATCCCACTGACTGGCCTTTCGTTTCAGTTATATTAATTCCTTCGCATTCTATAAGGATATTTCAATGGGTACTAAACAATGGTACAGAAAAGCTGAGAATATTGGCAAACTAAATAAAAATGGTTTCAGTTCTGCCGTTTTGTCtactgccattttgtccactcaccatatGGTCTAATGTCATTTCGTCAGCCATCAGTTGGTCCACTATCCACATCGtccaattaccattttgtccaatagccagttggtctaataaccattttgtctattctcatttggtctaattgcatttttttgccatttggtccaatagccacttTGTCCAATCTCATTAGGTCtattaccatttggtctaatagccaactGGTCTAAaggcaaataataataataataataataataatatagagtatttctaaagcgccaaatccacattgattatgtgctcaaggcgctgaaatatacttggtatattattattaccccggctgtagctgagcggccatacaggcgctaaagcattcaaggaataaatcccaccgggtacccattcacctcacctgggtcgagtgcagcacaaagtggataaatttcttgccgaaggaaattacgccatggctgggattcgaacccacgaccctctgtttcaaagtccgaagacaaatccactgggccacaacgctccacaataaataaataaatagtctaatgaccacttagtctactttcattttgtcTATTGTCCATTTGGCCTAATGCAGTTGGTCTACCATCACTTAGTCTAAACCCATTTtgtctaaaaatcatttggtctaatcaccAATAGGTTCAAATGCCATCTTGGCCAATCATTTCGTCCAACATTCATTTCATCTACAACCATAAATAGTCTTCTACTATAGCAGCCCTCTATGTGTACGGTGCCTGTGTATTGCTGACTCGCCTCCTGTAGCGCTCAGGATTTCTGATTAATACACAcctgtttttgttattttgtttttgtatttttggtTTTATTCACATGACTTCCTCTTATTTtacctctttccttttctcccctcACCtacttttttctcctctttttttttctttttgtgtgtgactatttgactatgtattgttactttgattttgttgtgctttgtgaacggaaaatgaataaatctaaatctaaatctattataaatattaattaccattcttcttattattattactattatttattcatttttattattattgttatatgatgatgaatgatcgatgattatcattttaattgttatatccGACCAGAATTTTGAGTTACTTAGTGGGCTCATATACTGACAATAGAGCTTTTAAGGATTGTGTTAGTAAAAGGATATGTATCTCCTTAATCAAATAATTcaagcacgaagcgcgagctgaaaatttttgatattcagaccagaaaaaaggggacattttaaggactgtttttaggttttcatgaagagcagacatatctcaccaatccgcGAATGCAGACCTAAGCACGACTGGAAATGTTTTCGGAGGCTATCAcattaagtagtcatgaaacagaagcatatgtcactacataaaatagTAAAAGCTCGAAGtgcaaggaaatatatttggtgtatattgacttgaaaacgggatgtttcaaTACCATTTAGTGCCATTGAACAGGATGATctatctcattaaacagacaatgcgagcaccaggagtgacgaacacataggccctaagcaaattgtgtttcatacagttatgaaaaatatatcttgtgtataatataatgcaatatataatacaaatgttaaataatataacattaaaataaaatacaatgatttcttctttccccactacatttctctttcttcctctttttctcctccccctcccccgttttttttttgccagctgaagggggtgggggcatGTGTTCATTCCATTCCTGATAGtagttatcatgattttttaattcattttttattttcaataatttcaaggtatatatatttaagtAATTTTGCCGCCTCTGCTCGGATAATGCAACGTATTTGTGTTTGacaaaatggctattggaccaattagctattagactaaatggctattggatgATTTGGGAATTGGAAGAAATTGGTTGTTAGACGAACTGATTACTAGTATCGGACCTAATGGTTGGTGGACAAAAAgataattagacgaaatggcaattaaacGAATTGATAAGTAGACAATTTgaatattggaccaactgatatTAGCCgacatggctattggaccaaataAATGTTGGACGAACTGATTGATGGAAGAGTTGGCATTAGCCTAAATGGAATCAGACTAAATGGGTGGTAGACGAAATGGATATTCGACAAAATGACGACTGCTGGACGAAATGGGTGGTAGATGAAATATTGATTGACGAAATGGCATTTgacaaaatgaaggtagaccagtgggatggcagtagacgaattggcaatttaacataaaaatatgtgTAGTAGCTAGCTCGACCCCtagatagcccccccccccccccccataaatgCGTGAAAAGGGGCATATTAATCTTAAGTCATCACAGCTCCCATGCTTCTGTAGAAAAAAGtcttttataaaaataatattcaactaTCCACTgtcataaattgaattgaattgaaattgaataaatcgcagtttgttttgaaataaatgagATGAGATGAGCAGCTCAGAGTAGCCTTTTTTCcaaataattacttttttatttgtgtaaGTGCGTTTACCATAAGAATTGCTTGGTCCACGTGCATACTAAACAAAATTGCAACGAATATTGAGAGGAGAATCGATCTTTGTATGTTTAATAGTTTCAATATCCGTCGATTATCATAATTTATACTAATTCGATTAATCATCTGAACctaaactgtaaaaaaataaggataTATTCATTTCGCCAGTGCCATCTTCGCTTCGGACTTTGCATCTGCTTGACGGACCGCTCGTCTCATTATCCGCCGCAACCTCGGCGTGGCAAAGACGGCACTGCGCTAGAGAGGAGACTTCACAATTCCTAGTCGAATAGACTTGAACAATCATGAATGAACAGCAGCAGCTTCAGCTCTTGGCTGAATTAGAAGTAGAAATGATGGCAGACATGTACAACAGGTTAGTACTGctaatgtaaacatggtaaaagtaGTAAAAGTGCATGTGGCTGTTCTCCgaatcatattttctttgacaTTATTATACTAGGCTGCTCCACATTATATAGAGTCTAATATTAATACTtttaatactaatagtaatatattaaaaattcatCAACTCGAATAccaatttttgataaattgattgTTGAAAAGTCTACCAATCCGTCTATGTAATCTTTTCTCATTTTGTAAAACGATGTTCTTGCGGGATGCagcaaaaaattattatttttgaccgATAAATATCGCATGATAAAGTTACAATAGCCCCCTATCTcttaaattttcttgtattttaagGAAGTAAGCAGAACTTTCAGAACTAcctttttcaatgttttttctcGATTAGTTATCTTGCGCACAGATATTTTTATGTGCCATTGTGATTGTCAACTTTACGCATCATAACTGTGATGTCAAACATGCTCATTCAAAgttacaaaaaaattacaagaaaagatacaagaatgTCAGACTACGGATTTTATCTGAAGATACaagataagacaattttcagaatacggctCCAGATCCTATCGTCCTACATTTCATTATCTTATACCATAATTTCAACTAATTCTTAAAATGTATGTACTTTTCTTTTTTAGGATGACTGTTGCTTGTCAGAAGAAGTGTATTCCACCTACCTACAAAGAAGGTGACCTTTCTAAAGGTGAAGCTGTCTGCTTGGATCGCTGTGTTGCTAAGTATTTGGAGGTCCATGAGAGCATTGGTAAAAAATTGACTGAGAAGTCAGCCCAAGATGAGGCCATGATGAAACAAATGCAGGGACAGAGTTAGTGATGATCTCCAATCAGCCCAGGGCCCAGGTACATTAGAGATGCAATTCAATTGAATGTACAATTCATTGAATtgcttttaaaatgttatagGACCCAGATCAGATGTAACTTGTGGATGCAGTTATCTTGGCCACATATCAGCTTCATGAAAGCATTAACTATTAAGTCCAGAGGAGTTTGGTTTTCAGCAGTGGTCAAGGCAGGATATCGCCTGTTTGTAAGATCATATTTGAGAAGTTTAATTTGTAACTTGTCCAACGGGCTGAATGAAGGACAAGAGAATGATAACTGAGCCATGCAAGCCTCACCCacattgaatttgattttttttttttaattagaaaattatgataatactcTGCTTTAGATTAAGATGCAACTTCTGTGACACAGAATCTGGTCAGTTTGTATATATGACTAGCATTCTCTTGCCTTGCATTTTTGCATCATGTTTGCAAAATTGCTATAGGTTTAGCAACGATGCAATATTTAGGTGCAATCACTCTGCAAGTGTTGCAATGATGTTATTATCCAGCGTGTTCTGTGCAGACTGCAGAGCACAGGATTGCATGGTAGATTTGAGAGGACAATATATTGACACTTTTGCTAAATGTCACAGAAGGTAAATCGCAGATTTAAAGCCATTGATATTGGCGGAATTGCGGGGGTAACAAAACTCTGTGTATCTAGAAAGGCATGTTCTGgagaattaaaaagaaaattattcagTTTCATTTGAGCTTATTCAGCTTtgccaaaatttcaaattttgtattgtAGTCCATAGTGCATACAATTCCAAACTTCTGATAGTaagcattttttaatacaagGGTGAGGCTTCAAAGTGAAAATCAATACTGTATTTTTCAAACATATGTTTCTAAAGATGGATAGGATAAAGTGaccattttcaataaaatgaaaaagtatcCTAAAACACCTGAGGTGAAAGATTTGATTCAGCATATAATATGAATAGGTTAAATTAACAATCAATATGTTGGGTTGTAATGGGTCCCGAGCcaaaaatccttgattttggtaTCAATAACCTTTCATGCATGGATCAAGTATCGGGATTAAATCTTTGTTAAGAGATTTTGATATGAGAGTTAACTTCATAAGTGTTAAACAAATagggctacatgtatgtacagtggTGTACATCTGCCATCTCgtcaatatttaatttgacAAAGAATTAGTTTTTGGAAACTTGGGTAATTTTCACTACACTTTTGTAAGATTGGTATGTATATTTGTCTTTTACCAAAGCTTTAATTATACCATGACTGTTTACATATCATCAGTGATACTAATCACTATAAAAGAATGATCATCTGAATGTACTTGACTGACTGGTATAGGCACACTTGGCATGTTAAGAAAATTGAtgtttgttgaaattttattcttGCCAAAGTTGCCATTGATACTCTTAACAATTTACGAGTGAGCAACTACCATGGTGACAGCCAATATTCCATGGTTGGATAGCAAAATTATCACAAAAGTAACTTTGATGCAACTACCAAAAGATAAAAGCAGTTACGGGCAGATTCATGATTTCTTAAAATGTGGAGAGGGGCACAGGCTGTAGGTCAAATCAATATTCTACCAAATTTATgaagagaccccccccccctcaaaaaaataataaataaataaaagggggAGGGACTGGTCTCGCTCATCTCATAAAAGGGCGTGCACaacatacatttttaaaagaggATGACTGctctctttccccctcctttCAGGATCTGTACCTAATAAGTTGACACTTTTAATTACTCTTTCTGCTGGATCGAAGATATTGCTTGGTTTTTGTGATCAACCTAGAAACATTTGTTTTTCCAAGTGTATGTATGTGCATCATCAGGTTTTTATATTTCCTCACAA from Lytechinus pictus isolate F3 Inbred chromosome 2, Lp3.0, whole genome shotgun sequence carries:
- the LOC129274845 gene encoding mitochondrial import inner membrane translocase subunit Tim10-B-like gives rise to the protein MNEQQQLQLLAELEVEMMADMYNRMTVACQKKCIPPTYKEGDLSKGEAVCLDRCVAKYLEVHESIGKKLTEKSAQDEAMMKQMQGQS